From a single Calditerrivibrio sp. genomic region:
- the mnmG gene encoding tRNA uridine-5-carboxymethylaminomethyl(34) synthesis enzyme MnmG translates to MIKYENRYDVIVVGAGHAGIEAALASARMGAKTLLLTIYIETIAQMSCNPAIGGLAKGCLVKDIDALGGEMARAIDNTGIQFRILNRKKGPAVRSSRAQADKKLYRFYMTDVLMNQSNLSVKQAVVTDILVKDGRVYGVECDTGYIFHCKSLILATGTFLNGLIHIGEKRYPAGRANEFPATHLAEVLKKFAFDVQRLKTGTPARLHADSINFSVLEEQKGDNPPEPFSFETTSIPLPQVSCYIAYTNEKTHQIIRDNLHRSPLYSGVIQGIGPRYCPSIEDKVKKFPDKNRHQIFLEPEGLDTKEIYANGFSSSLPIDVQIAMYRSLEGLEHVEFIRPAYAIEYDFVQPYELNHTLETKKIKGLFFAGQINGTTGYEEAAAQGLIAGINAVLSIDAKEFVLGRDESFIGVMIDDLVTKGVDEPYRMFHSRAEYRLLLREDNAEYRLTEKGHRLGLISNTRYSRFLSEKEALNECLSLLATRKLPYNDETKIKFANLNVYIEGATLLIDLLRRPELSIYDLLPYLCKDFSQRVLHQAEVSVKYEGYIKKQMDEAKRLNKLEQVKIPEDIDYSKIVGLRREYVEKLNKFNPKTLGQAMRIKGMTPAAISLLHIYIKGLIKDDR, encoded by the coding sequence ATGATAAAATATGAGAATCGTTACGATGTTATTGTCGTTGGTGCTGGTCACGCTGGTATTGAGGCTGCTCTTGCATCTGCACGAATGGGAGCAAAAACCCTTCTTTTGACCATCTATATAGAGACCATTGCCCAGATGAGTTGTAACCCTGCTATCGGTGGTCTTGCCAAAGGGTGTTTGGTAAAAGATATTGATGCCCTTGGTGGTGAAATGGCTCGTGCTATCGATAATACAGGGATACAGTTTCGTATTTTAAACAGAAAAAAGGGTCCAGCTGTGAGAAGTTCGAGGGCTCAAGCGGATAAAAAACTCTATAGATTTTATATGACTGATGTATTGATGAATCAGTCTAATTTGAGTGTTAAACAGGCTGTTGTTACCGATATCCTTGTTAAGGATGGTCGTGTTTATGGAGTAGAGTGCGATACAGGTTATATTTTTCATTGTAAGTCACTTATTTTAGCTACAGGGACTTTTTTAAACGGTCTAATCCATATAGGAGAAAAGCGTTACCCAGCTGGTAGGGCAAATGAGTTTCCTGCTACCCATTTAGCTGAAGTATTAAAGAAGTTCGCCTTTGATGTTCAGAGGCTTAAAACAGGCACTCCTGCTAGACTTCATGCGGATAGTATTAATTTTTCGGTGTTAGAAGAACAAAAAGGTGATAATCCACCAGAACCCTTTTCTTTTGAAACTACGTCCATCCCTCTGCCTCAGGTTTCCTGCTATATCGCCTATACAAATGAAAAGACCCATCAAATAATTAGGGATAACCTCCATAGATCACCTCTATACTCTGGTGTTATTCAAGGTATCGGTCCCAGGTACTGCCCTTCTATAGAGGATAAGGTTAAAAAGTTTCCTGATAAAAATAGACACCAGATTTTTTTAGAGCCAGAAGGTTTGGACACGAAAGAGATCTATGCTAACGGTTTTTCCTCATCTTTACCTATTGATGTTCAGATTGCTATGTATCGTTCTTTAGAGGGGCTGGAGCATGTGGAGTTTATTCGTCCGGCTTATGCTATCGAGTACGATTTTGTCCAGCCCTACGAGTTAAATCACACTCTCGAAACAAAAAAGATAAAGGGTCTTTTTTTTGCTGGGCAGATAAACGGTACCACCGGTTATGAAGAGGCTGCTGCTCAGGGCTTAATTGCTGGTATTAATGCTGTTTTATCCATTGATGCTAAGGAGTTTGTGCTTGGTCGAGATGAAAGTTTTATTGGTGTGATGATAGATGATCTTGTCACAAAAGGTGTGGATGAACCTTACCGGATGTTCCACTCAAGGGCTGAATATCGGTTGCTTTTGAGGGAAGATAATGCTGAATATAGACTCACTGAAAAGGGTCATAGGTTGGGATTAATTAGCAATACCCGGTATAGTAGGTTTCTTTCGGAAAAAGAAGCTTTAAATGAGTGTTTGTCGCTTTTGGCTACCAGAAAACTTCCATACAATGATGAAACAAAGATAAAATTTGCTAATCTAAATGTCTATATTGAGGGTGCAACTCTTTTGATCGATTTACTCCGAAGACCTGAGCTATCCATTTATGATCTGCTGCCCTATTTATGTAAAGATTTTTCTCAAAGGGTTTTGCATCAAGCTGAAGTTTCTGTAAAATATGAGGGTTACATCAAAAAGCAGATGGATGAGGCTAAAAGGCTTAATAAACTTGAACAAGTTAAAATCCCTGAGGATATCGACTATTCAAAAATAGTCGGGTTGAGGAGGGAGTACGTGGAGAAATTGAATAAATTCAATCCCAAGACCTTAGGTCAAGCCATGCGTATTAAGGGTATGACACCCGCTGCTATTTCACTTTTACATATATATATAAAAGGTCTTATTAAGGATGATAGATAA
- the rsmG gene encoding 16S rRNA (guanine(527)-N(7))-methyltransferase RsmG, giving the protein MIDKYFNITSDQVLLLEEFYKLHLLSPHNLTAIKDRHQFYIKHYLDSIYCFKDLHHEFSTLCDIGSGGGFPGIVIAILMPSKNVFLCESIKKKCQFLEHAIRYLSLKNVQVINDRIENIKGVNFDVLTARGVSKVLDVLKKSWNVSHETSLWILYKGEHLFDELKEAEQFVKKRGLEVCYERVEFPFFRTYCFVRRKK; this is encoded by the coding sequence ATGATAGATAAATATTTTAATATAACAAGCGATCAGGTGCTGCTACTTGAAGAGTTTTATAAACTACATCTCTTGTCTCCTCATAATCTCACTGCTATAAAAGATCGCCATCAATTCTATATAAAGCATTACCTCGATAGCATCTATTGTTTCAAAGATCTGCATCATGAGTTTTCTACTCTCTGTGATATAGGCAGTGGTGGAGGGTTTCCTGGCATTGTTATTGCCATCTTAATGCCCTCTAAAAATGTATTTCTCTGTGAAAGCATAAAGAAGAAATGTCAATTCCTTGAGCATGCAATTAGATATCTTTCTTTAAAAAATGTTCAGGTGATAAACGATCGCATAGAAAATATAAAAGGGGTAAATTTCGACGTATTGACAGCACGAGGTGTATCAAAAGTGCTTGATGTGCTTAAAAAAAGTTGGAATGTTTCACATGAAACATCGCTATGGATTTTATATAAGGGGGAACACTTGTTTGATGAGTTGAAGGAAGCTGAGCAGTTTGTAAAGAAACGAGGTTTGGAGGTGTGTTATGAGAGGGTTGAGTTCCCTTTTTTTAGGACTTATTGTTTTGTTAGGAGGAAAAAGTAG
- a CDS encoding cytochrome b5 — MKREDVKQFNGEDGKPAYIIYKNKVYDVTESRFWKKGKHMGRHKAGEDLTDFISMAPHDDKVLEKVKFVCELEDEIKAEDKKDRLRAFYRKYHPHPIFIHYPMGILYFGAFMLFLYLIFGKESFELASYYALIIGGLSIFPAVLSGVLSWYINYDMTPTEIFKNKIVYSVVLVVLFIVATILRISVGNLTGGNILYYMYVIVYFLMIPVMTFIAYNGGRITWPD, encoded by the coding sequence ATGAAAAGGGAAGATGTGAAACAATTTAACGGTGAAGATGGAAAACCAGCATACATAATATACAAAAACAAAGTATATGATGTAACAGAAAGTAGGTTTTGGAAAAAAGGGAAGCACATGGGTAGACACAAAGCAGGTGAGGATCTCACTGATTTTATATCGATGGCTCCCCATGATGATAAAGTTCTAGAGAAGGTTAAGTTTGTATGCGAGTTGGAGGATGAGATAAAGGCTGAAGACAAAAAGGACAGACTCAGAGCTTTTTATAGGAAATATCATCCTCATCCCATTTTTATCCATTACCCAATGGGGATTCTTTATTTTGGTGCTTTTATGCTGTTTTTGTATCTGATTTTTGGCAAGGAGAGCTTTGAATTGGCATCCTATTATGCGTTGATAATAGGGGGGCTTTCGATATTCCCAGCTGTGCTATCAGGTGTTCTTAGCTGGTATATAAATTATGATATGACGCCAACAGAGATTTTTAAAAATAAAATCGTTTATTCCGTTGTTTTGGTGGTCCTGTTCATAGTAGCTACTATCCTTAGAATAAGTGTAGGCAATCTAACGGGTGGAAATATTTTATATTATATGTATGTCATAGTATATTTTCTTATGATCCCTGTGATGACATTTATAGCCTATAACGGCGGGAGGATAACATGGCCGGATTAG
- a CDS encoding rubrerythrin has product MAGLEGMNKADKIKALEEMVQIVLLRIPKEIEAMHFYLKAAEKSTTEEAKNLFLSLAQQEKGHEAELRRILQDLKNELEILKKN; this is encoded by the coding sequence ATGGCCGGATTAGAGGGTATGAATAAAGCTGATAAGATAAAAGCTCTTGAAGAGATGGTCCAGATTGTTTTACTCAGGATACCAAAAGAGATTGAAGCGATGCATTTTTATTTGAAAGCAGCGGAGAAATCAACTACGGAAGAAGCTAAAAATCTGTTTCTTAGTCTGGCTCAACAGGAAAAAGGTCACGAGGCAGAACTACGACGGATATTGCAAGATCTAAAAAACGAACTGGAAATTCTTAAAAAGAACTAA
- the purB gene encoding adenylosuccinate lyase, translating into MHEEYVNPLTERYASKEMMELFSPKRKFATWRKLWVALAEAEREMGLNITEEQIEEMKQNIYNIDFEYAKEMEKRFRHDVMAHVHTFGKVCPKAMPIIHLGATSAYVGDNTDLILMRDGLGLIKKQMINLIRNLSDFAMKYKDLPTLGFTHFQPAQLTTVGKRAALWLQDFILDFADLEYVEENLKFRGVKGTTGTQASFLALFNGDHEKVRKLDEIVSKKMGFEKVLKITGQTYTRKQDTQVLKVLAGIAESAHKMATDIRLLQNLKEIEEPFEKNQIGSSAMAYKRNPMRSERVCSLARLVITHSINPYFTHATQWFERTLDDSANRRIVIPESFLAVDAILQLLINITDGMVVYEKMIEKHVMEELPFMATENIIMASVKKGADRQKMHEVIRQHSMEAGRKVKMDGCVNDLLERLALDEDIPLNSDEIYSIVNPKDFIGRAPEQVEEFLKEEVYPLLEKYKNMIGINVEIKV; encoded by the coding sequence ATGCATGAGGAATATGTAAATCCATTAACGGAAAGGTATGCAAGTAAAGAGATGATGGAGCTTTTTTCGCCAAAAAGAAAGTTTGCTACCTGGAGAAAGCTTTGGGTGGCATTGGCAGAGGCTGAAAGGGAGATGGGGCTTAATATAACGGAAGAACAGATTGAGGAGATGAAACAAAATATCTATAACATAGATTTTGAGTATGCAAAGGAGATGGAGAAAAGGTTTAGGCATGATGTGATGGCGCATGTTCATACCTTTGGTAAAGTATGCCCAAAAGCTATGCCGATTATCCACTTAGGTGCAACAAGTGCTTATGTTGGGGACAATACCGATCTAATACTTATGAGGGATGGGCTTGGGCTGATTAAGAAACAGATGATAAACCTAATTCGGAATTTAAGCGATTTTGCGATGAAATACAAGGATCTGCCCACACTTGGCTTTACCCACTTCCAGCCGGCTCAACTTACAACAGTGGGTAAAAGAGCTGCGCTATGGCTACAGGATTTTATACTTGATTTCGCAGATCTTGAATATGTTGAAGAAAATCTGAAGTTTAGGGGAGTTAAGGGAACAACAGGTACACAGGCATCCTTTTTGGCGCTTTTTAATGGTGATCATGAAAAGGTTAGGAAATTAGATGAAATTGTTTCAAAGAAGATGGGTTTTGAAAAGGTACTAAAGATCACTGGTCAGACATACACAAGAAAGCAGGACACACAAGTGCTAAAGGTCTTGGCAGGGATAGCGGAGTCAGCTCATAAAATGGCTACAGACATAAGACTACTGCAGAATCTAAAGGAGATAGAAGAGCCCTTTGAGAAGAATCAGATAGGATCAAGCGCCATGGCGTATAAAAGAAATCCAATGAGAAGTGAAAGGGTTTGTTCCCTCGCAAGGCTTGTTATAACCCACTCAATAAACCCGTATTTTACCCATGCAACCCAATGGTTTGAGAGGACGTTAGATGACTCAGCCAATAGGAGAATTGTGATACCCGAGTCTTTTTTAGCAGTTGATGCAATATTACAGCTTTTGATAAACATTACAGATGGCATGGTAGTCTACGAAAAGATGATTGAAAAACATGTTATGGAAGAGCTACCCTTTATGGCTACTGAAAATATCATTATGGCCTCTGTGAAAAAAGGTGCAGATAGGCAAAAGATGCATGAGGTCATAAGGCAGCATTCGATGGAAGCAGGGAGAAAGGTAAAGATGGATGGTTGTGTCAATGATCTATTGGAAAGGTTAGCCTTGGATGAGGATATCCCTTTGAACAGTGATGAAATATATAGTATTGTTAATCCGAAAGATTTTATAGGAAGAGCACCAGAACAGGTGGAGGAGTTTTTGAAAGAAGAGGTATACCCGCTGCTTGAAAAATATAAGAATATGATCGGTATCAACGTGGAGATAAAAGTTTAA
- a CDS encoding lysine exporter LysO family protein, which translates to MIKYLLFISIGGVLGYISRRGINGHLHKHLMNGSIIILLFFMGVGIGKDPDLKSKIADFGITAGVISLLTVVGSTVSVYVILRVFRRRN; encoded by the coding sequence ATGATAAAGTATCTGTTGTTTATAAGCATTGGGGGGGTATTGGGGTATATTAGTAGGAGAGGGATAAATGGACACCTCCATAAGCACTTAATGAATGGGAGCATCATCATACTTCTCTTTTTTATGGGGGTGGGTATAGGGAAAGATCCAGATTTAAAAAGTAAGATAGCTGATTTTGGGATAACAGCAGGGGTAATATCCCTATTGACAGTGGTTGGTAGTACTGTTTCTGTTTACGTTATATTAAGGGTATTTAGGAGAAGAAATTGA
- a CDS encoding lysine exporter LysO family protein, producing the protein MLMISAIGLGVFLTQNGIVPYPLIHYSNDITDYALYMLLFFVGFEIGRDKESMKRLFTADRFAFVVPIGTIIGTFIGGVLAGIVLQMEMKYALAIASGFGWYSLSAVMITKSIGADMGSIAFLANVFRETISIVSIPIIAKRINGFVAIAPAGATSMDTTLPIIQRYGGDEAAVVAFIHGFVLSALVPVCVSFFI; encoded by the coding sequence ATGTTAATGATTTCTGCGATTGGCTTAGGGGTGTTTTTAACTCAAAACGGTATTGTACCATATCCCCTAATACACTATTCAAACGATATAACAGATTATGCTCTGTACATGCTACTATTTTTTGTGGGATTTGAAATAGGTAGGGACAAAGAATCAATGAAAAGACTTTTTACCGCTGACAGGTTTGCTTTCGTTGTCCCAATAGGTACAATTATAGGAACGTTTATTGGTGGGGTGCTAGCAGGTATTGTGTTACAGATGGAAATGAAATATGCTTTGGCTATAGCCTCTGGGTTTGGTTGGTACTCTCTTTCAGCGGTGATGATAACTAAATCCATTGGGGCTGATATGGGATCTATTGCTTTTTTAGCAAATGTTTTCAGGGAAACTATAAGTATAGTTAGTATACCGATTATTGCAAAAAGAATTAATGGTTTTGTTGCAATTGCACCTGCTGGAGCCACTTCTATGGATACGACACTACCTATAATTCAAAGATATGGTGGTGATGAGGCAGCTGTTGTGGCCTTTATACATGGATTTGTATTAAGTGCACTAGTACCAGTTTGTGTTTCATTTTTTATATAG
- the pyk gene encoding pyruvate kinase, with protein MKRTKIVATLGPVSSNEDIIKNLILEGVDLFRLNFSHGDHGSHLESLEKIRRVSAKCGRYVGVLQDLGGPKIRLLEVEEPFEIHSGERIFFNKNIKACTRDELNINHPEILDQLKVGSRVYIADGLVRLEIEDVGDRILAKVLVGGRISSKKGVNFPNIKLNIPSITEKDRQDVLFAIEHGLDYIAMSFVKRAEDVKELKEFIFSKGGSIPVIAKIEKHEAIEDIDNIIDTADGVMVARGDLGVEIDLERVPVIQKMIIAKANEKNKPVITATQMLNSMVSLPRPTRAEVSDIANAVLDGTDAVMLSDETAAGAYPVESVKVMKRTIIETETIYEYHRARRATGEYAIPYSGTELAKNTKIDKIVVFTSTGASAIRTSYFRPKSKIIANVTDINVARKLSLIWGIEPNMLVLKSDDSEGLVADFLEKGLEDGILQKGEKIIIIMGYPAGVPGTTNLLRILEV; from the coding sequence ATGAAAAGAACCAAGATAGTAGCAACACTGGGACCGGTATCGTCCAATGAAGATATCATCAAAAACTTAATACTTGAAGGTGTCGACTTATTTAGACTAAATTTTTCCCATGGTGACCATGGTTCCCATCTGGAAAGTCTTGAAAAAATAAGAAGGGTTTCTGCGAAATGTGGTAGATACGTCGGGGTGCTTCAGGATCTGGGGGGGCCAAAGATAAGGCTGTTGGAAGTGGAGGAGCCATTTGAGATCCATAGCGGAGAGAGAATATTTTTTAATAAAAATATAAAAGCTTGCACAAGAGATGAACTGAATATCAATCATCCAGAAATACTGGATCAACTAAAAGTGGGTAGCAGGGTATATATAGCGGATGGTTTGGTAAGGCTCGAGATAGAGGATGTAGGGGATAGGATACTGGCTAAGGTTCTTGTGGGAGGACGCATTAGTTCCAAAAAAGGTGTAAATTTTCCCAATATAAAGTTGAACATCCCATCCATTACAGAAAAGGATAGGCAAGATGTCCTTTTTGCAATCGAGCATGGTTTGGACTATATAGCGATGTCATTTGTCAAAAGAGCTGAGGATGTCAAAGAGCTGAAAGAGTTTATTTTTTCGAAAGGTGGAAGTATCCCTGTAATTGCAAAGATAGAGAAACACGAGGCGATAGAGGATATAGATAACATAATAGATACAGCGGATGGTGTTATGGTGGCTCGTGGCGATTTGGGTGTGGAGATAGATCTGGAAAGGGTACCTGTAATTCAAAAGATGATAATAGCAAAAGCAAACGAAAAAAACAAACCTGTCATTACAGCAACACAGATGCTAAATTCTATGGTGTCACTCCCAAGACCTACAAGGGCTGAAGTATCCGATATTGCCAATGCAGTACTTGATGGAACAGATGCTGTAATGTTATCGGATGAGACTGCAGCAGGTGCCTATCCTGTGGAATCGGTGAAAGTGATGAAAAGAACCATTATAGAAACAGAAACCATATATGAATACCACAGGGCAAGAAGGGCAACTGGGGAATATGCGATCCCTTATTCAGGGACGGAATTGGCTAAAAACACTAAAATAGATAAGATTGTGGTGTTTACGAGCACTGGGGCATCTGCTATTAGAACCTCATACTTTAGGCCAAAAAGTAAAATAATAGCTAACGTAACCGATATAAATGTGGCAAGGAAACTTTCCCTTATATGGGGTATTGAGCCGAATATGTTGGTCCTTAAAAGCGATGACAGTGAAGGACTAGTTGCAGACTTTTTAGAAAAAGGGTTGGAGGATGGTATCCTACAGAAGGGTGAGAAGATCATAATTATTATGGGCTACCCAGCAGGAGTTCCAGGAACTACAAACCTTTTGAGAATATTAGAGGTTTAG
- a CDS encoding TIGR00730 family Rossman fold protein, which translates to MDDSKNNMHNDQYLIDNLKVGDTWRVFKILSEFVEGFENLSKIEPAVSIFGSARIKEDHPDYRKARKLGQLLAKEGITVLTGGGPGIMEAANRGASEAGGMSVGLNIELPFEQKPNPYAKKVITFNYFFVRKVMLVKYAKAFVIFPGGFGTMDEFFEALTLIQTKKILPFPLILVDSKFWSGLIQWIKDQMLMSNFIKETDLELIKIMEEPEEILEYIKDFLYI; encoded by the coding sequence ATGGATGACTCAAAAAACAATATGCACAATGACCAGTACCTAATAGATAATTTAAAAGTAGGTGATACCTGGCGAGTTTTTAAAATTCTTTCAGAATTTGTAGAAGGTTTTGAAAATCTCTCTAAGATAGAGCCAGCAGTGAGTATCTTCGGTTCTGCCCGGATAAAAGAGGATCATCCTGATTACCGTAAAGCAAGAAAATTAGGTCAATTGTTAGCTAAAGAGGGGATCACTGTGCTTACTGGTGGTGGCCCTGGAATCATGGAGGCAGCTAATAGGGGTGCCAGTGAAGCAGGTGGTATGTCAGTAGGTCTAAACATCGAGTTACCCTTCGAACAAAAACCAAACCCCTATGCCAAAAAGGTTATCACTTTTAACTATTTCTTTGTGAGAAAAGTAATGCTTGTAAAATATGCAAAAGCTTTTGTTATTTTTCCTGGCGGTTTTGGCACAATGGACGAATTCTTCGAAGCCCTAACCCTTATCCAAACCAAAAAGATCCTTCCCTTCCCACTTATTCTCGTCGATTCCAAATTTTGGAGTGGGCTCATACAATGGATCAAAGATCAGATGCTCATGTCTAATTTCATAAAAGAGACAGATTTAGAGCTCATCAAGATAATGGAAGAACCAGAAGAGATCCTGGAGTATATCAAAGATTTCCTCTATATCTAA
- a CDS encoding sodium-dependent bicarbonate transport family permease: MNSIDPVILFFIIGLLSGLLKSNLRLPSAIYDFLSIVLLLSIGIKGGIELAKSSIVSLLPQIITSVSVGIFLPIIAFFVLFKVFKLSRADSASIAAHYGSVSVGTYAVAVAYMINRNIFFEQHMPLLLAIMEVPAIIIGIILAKGFSYEENWKQILHDVFLGKGIVLLVGGIIIGLVAGEQGIANIKGFYIDLFKGFLTLFLLEMGILASMQMKSATKYFVPILIFGICMPIFSGVVGVLLGAINGLSVGGTAMFGVLCASASYIAVPAAMRIALPEANPTLSLLASLGVTFPFNIILGIPIYYKLAIYVNNFI, translated from the coding sequence ATGAATTCTATAGATCCAGTTATACTTTTTTTTATAATTGGTTTGTTATCAGGGCTACTTAAATCAAACCTAAGATTACCATCTGCAATTTATGATTTCTTAAGTATTGTATTACTTTTATCGATAGGGATCAAAGGGGGTATAGAGCTAGCTAAAAGCAGTATAGTATCTCTTTTACCGCAAATTATTACCTCAGTTTCAGTGGGTATTTTTCTGCCTATTATAGCCTTTTTTGTTCTTTTTAAAGTATTCAAGCTAAGTAGAGCTGATTCTGCTTCTATAGCAGCACATTACGGTTCTGTTAGTGTTGGTACGTATGCTGTTGCTGTTGCATATATGATCAATAGAAATATTTTTTTTGAACAGCACATGCCATTGTTGTTAGCGATTATGGAAGTTCCAGCAATCATTATAGGAATCATCTTGGCTAAGGGCTTTAGTTACGAGGAAAACTGGAAGCAGATTCTCCATGATGTCTTTTTAGGAAAAGGGATCGTTTTATTGGTTGGAGGGATTATTATAGGCTTGGTTGCTGGAGAGCAAGGTATAGCTAATATTAAGGGGTTTTATATTGATCTTTTTAAGGGCTTTTTAACACTATTTTTATTGGAAATGGGAATACTTGCTTCGATGCAAATGAAGTCGGCTACAAAATATTTTGTCCCAATTTTGATATTTGGTATATGCATGCCTATCTTTTCAGGCGTTGTTGGGGTTTTATTGGGAGCGATTAACGGTTTATCTGTAGGTGGGACAGCGATGTTTGGTGTGCTTTGTGCGAGCGCATCTTATATAGCAGTACCAGCTGCTATGAGGATTGCATTACCTGAAGCAAATCCTACATTGTCCCTATTAGCATCTTTGGGAGTTACATTCCCTTTTAATATCATTTTAGGTATACCTATCTATTACAAGTTAGCAATATATGTAAACAATTTTATATGA
- a CDS encoding 5-(carboxyamino)imidazole ribonucleotide synthase, translating into MEKLKDKLMRSSLKIGIIAGGQLGKMLIQEASKWDIATYVLDADPECPAGALATKYIKGKHTDFKDVYEFGKEVDLLTFEIESVNIDALKQLQQEGVQISPKPFILEIIQDKGLQKQFLFKNDINTASFKLYNGRDEILDALKKGAIKLPFVQKLRKGGYDGKGVIVIEDERKLNDVVDVPSVVEKKVDIDKEVSLIIGRNNSGDIRCYPVVEMVFDPTANLLDKLISPGNIEQAQVRKMEELAMKIVNSLEVEGVLAIEFFIDKNGEVLVNEMAPRPHNSGHHTLESVMTSQFEQHLRGILDLPLGSTKIIKPSVMINILGEDGYEGPVRYEGLEELFRMEGVNIHLYGKKITRPYRKMGHITVLGDSIEEASLKAEEIKKKIKVRS; encoded by the coding sequence ATGGAAAAGTTAAAAGATAAATTGATGAGGTCATCCCTTAAAATAGGGATCATAGCTGGTGGACAGCTTGGAAAAATGCTTATTCAAGAGGCAAGCAAGTGGGATATAGCAACGTATGTTCTTGATGCAGACCCGGAGTGTCCTGCTGGGGCACTGGCCACAAAATATATAAAAGGTAAACATACAGATTTCAAAGATGTTTATGAGTTTGGAAAAGAGGTGGATCTATTAACCTTTGAGATAGAGTCGGTGAATATAGATGCTCTTAAACAGCTGCAGCAAGAGGGGGTACAAATATCACCAAAACCTTTTATCCTTGAGATAATCCAAGACAAAGGTTTACAAAAACAGTTCTTATTTAAAAACGATATAAACACCGCATCTTTCAAGCTTTATAACGGTAGGGACGAGATTCTTGATGCCCTTAAAAAAGGGGCAATTAAGTTACCTTTTGTTCAAAAGTTGAGAAAGGGTGGATATGATGGTAAAGGTGTAATTGTTATAGAAGATGAAAGGAAGCTTAATGATGTAGTTGATGTGCCATCTGTTGTTGAAAAAAAGGTTGATATTGACAAAGAGGTTTCACTCATTATTGGTAGAAACAATTCAGGAGATATCAGATGCTACCCTGTAGTGGAGATGGTCTTTGATCCTACTGCAAATCTATTAGATAAGCTTATCAGTCCTGGAAATATTGAACAAGCTCAGGTTAGGAAGATGGAAGAGTTGGCCATGAAGATTGTAAACTCCTTGGAAGTTGAAGGGGTTCTGGCTATTGAGTTTTTCATTGATAAAAATGGTGAAGTACTGGTAAACGAGATGGCCCCCAGACCCCATAACAGTGGTCATCACACCCTCGAAAGTGTCATGACTTCCCAGTTTGAACAGCATCTAAGAGGTATCCTTGATCTACCTTTGGGTAGTACCAAGATCATAAAGCCTTCGGTGATGATAAATATCCTTGGAGAGGATGGTTACGAAGGGCCGGTAAGGTACGAGGGGTTGGAAGAGTTATTCCGGATGGAAGGTGTTAATATTCATCTTTATGGTAAGAAGATAACTAGGCCCTATAGAAAGATGGGTCATATTACTGTACTGGGTGATAGTATAGAAGAGGCGAGTTTAAAAGCTGAAGAGATAAAGAAAAAAATAAAGGTAAGATCATGA
- the purE gene encoding 5-(carboxyamino)imidazole ribonucleotide mutase, with product MMNLVSIIMGSDSDLSIMKDAAEILDYFGIKYEIDIVSAHRTPDKMFEFAMNAHKRGIKVIIAGAGGAAHLPGMVAAISPLPVIGVPIKSSNSIDGWDSVLSILQMPAGVPVATVALNGAKNAGILAAQIIATSETSILEKVSAYKEELKRQVHEKSEKVKKKAG from the coding sequence ATGATGAACTTAGTTAGTATTATCATGGGGTCTGATTCAGACCTATCTATTATGAAAGATGCAGCGGAGATACTGGATTATTTTGGGATAAAATACGAAATAGATATTGTATCTGCCCACCGAACTCCTGATAAGATGTTTGAGTTTGCAATGAATGCCCATAAACGTGGTATAAAAGTTATAATAGCAGGTGCAGGTGGAGCGGCTCATTTACCCGGAATGGTGGCAGCAATTTCTCCACTACCTGTTATTGGGGTGCCGATTAAATCTAGTAATTCCATTGATGGATGGGATTCAGTATTATCTATACTTCAAATGCCAGCAGGAGTACCAGTAGCTACAGTGGCACTAAATGGAGCTAAAAATGCAGGGATATTAGCTGCACAGATAATAGCTACCTCTGAGACATCGATATTAGAAAAGGTATCAGCCTATAAAGAGGAGCTAAAAAGACAGGTGCATGAAAAAAGTGAAAAGGTAAAAAAGAAAGCTGGTTGA